A section of the Oceaniferula marina genome encodes:
- a CDS encoding BatD family protein: protein MKHLSKLISSSLLILMLLGVPNLHGKQPTASSFTPYAEASINSRHLVPGEQTYLSVRLHGAEIDNRPLTPVIPDTAVNFVRSVSYIDSQRQIRTSFLFRLTPIKPGKYTIPRIALRSGAVTYQTPTLPFTVYPTEHLTPLDSGIGKHQILAGWFAGKKTLYEGERCPVTLKIYVPQQLPVATNGWGLPDPEKKNCLAWRFSLPDTRNNTQVTIDGISYLASSFDTTLSGITPGKADFGPAPIRIVVRRSILDPLRGSILVNFPIELSIPSIEFTILPLPDGAPKSFRGAIGRFTLASYCSQTELSEDEPTEIILRIQGRGNLEAVKAPELAQPTWKIIDSSKVTRGEERRLIQGTLTYRQLLRPRRADNGSLPSTIPPHTLSYFDPDRASYHTLRTAPIPVSITPTAGNMLNQATNNKRAEKLGTPPEEMRGILSFIDRPRHPSTAAGLMRHWQLIPAGLLTILLLIPAWKRIRAHRIQHPDTITKQQALADLASTNTRSEFFRLAGHFVERWRPSPTEMTQPNATAPSEKQIQHILEQRDQLCFLPSPSTTDDISQEEKHAVIKHLKAFSKLSIMLLSLTIALSSQLIASESKARDAWKSGKYQQAITIYQDLYPDPNNTPADVLFNIGNCHHRLNHPGQACLAWRRALIASPRHQAARQNLRYVELEKQSIVPQYRPWQFYLTAMNPSSYITITHASLWLAALSLASLFALRSRIKIKTLCITLLVITPVSAALGFFATRAYPDDRRFAQPEQQALVLQDTHLYRQAHRVETQPRQLPTASLLRVEARRGPWLHVSLADGTSGWVQSKDAEALLPKI from the coding sequence TTGAAACATCTATCCAAACTCATCAGCTCCAGCCTGCTTATCCTAATGCTGCTCGGGGTGCCGAACCTGCACGGAAAGCAGCCCACCGCGTCGTCTTTTACCCCCTACGCTGAAGCTTCCATCAACAGCCGACACCTCGTCCCAGGTGAACAAACCTACCTGAGCGTTCGCCTACATGGAGCCGAGATCGACAACCGACCACTGACGCCCGTCATCCCTGACACCGCCGTCAACTTCGTCCGCTCCGTCTCCTACATCGACAGCCAACGTCAGATTCGAACCTCCTTTCTTTTCCGCCTCACCCCCATCAAACCCGGTAAATACACCATCCCTCGGATTGCCCTGCGATCTGGAGCCGTCACCTACCAAACCCCGACACTCCCATTCACAGTCTATCCCACCGAACACCTCACCCCACTCGATTCAGGGATCGGGAAACATCAAATCCTCGCCGGCTGGTTTGCTGGTAAAAAAACACTCTACGAAGGTGAACGCTGCCCCGTCACCCTGAAAATCTACGTCCCTCAGCAACTGCCGGTCGCGACCAACGGCTGGGGCTTACCCGACCCCGAAAAAAAGAACTGCCTGGCTTGGAGGTTCTCCCTGCCTGACACCCGGAATAACACCCAGGTCACCATCGATGGAATCAGCTACCTAGCCTCATCCTTCGACACCACCCTCAGCGGTATCACCCCCGGAAAAGCTGACTTCGGCCCGGCCCCCATCCGTATCGTCGTCAGGCGATCCATCCTCGACCCCTTGCGAGGCTCGATTCTGGTCAACTTTCCCATCGAGCTCAGCATCCCTTCCATCGAGTTCACCATTCTCCCCCTCCCTGACGGAGCTCCCAAAAGTTTTCGAGGCGCCATCGGTCGCTTCACACTCGCATCCTACTGCTCCCAAACCGAGCTCAGCGAAGACGAGCCCACCGAAATCATCCTCCGGATTCAAGGCCGGGGAAACTTGGAAGCCGTCAAAGCCCCGGAACTGGCCCAGCCGACGTGGAAAATCATCGACAGCTCAAAAGTTACCCGAGGCGAGGAACGCCGGCTCATTCAAGGGACCCTCACCTACCGCCAACTCCTTCGTCCACGCCGCGCCGACAACGGATCACTGCCAAGCACGATCCCCCCACACACTCTCAGCTACTTTGACCCCGACCGCGCAAGCTATCACACCCTGAGAACCGCCCCCATCCCCGTCAGTATCACCCCGACGGCTGGCAACATGCTCAACCAAGCAACCAACAACAAGCGAGCAGAAAAGCTGGGAACACCTCCCGAAGAAATGCGAGGGATTCTTAGTTTTATCGATCGCCCCCGTCACCCGTCAACGGCAGCAGGACTCATGCGCCACTGGCAACTCATCCCTGCCGGACTGCTGACCATCCTCCTCTTGATCCCGGCGTGGAAGCGCATTCGAGCCCACCGGATTCAACACCCGGATACCATCACCAAACAGCAAGCACTGGCAGACCTGGCCTCCACCAACACACGCAGCGAGTTCTTCCGCCTCGCAGGCCATTTCGTTGAACGCTGGCGCCCTTCTCCTACCGAAATGACTCAGCCCAATGCAACAGCCCCCTCAGAGAAACAGATCCAACACATCCTTGAGCAGCGGGACCAACTCTGCTTTCTGCCAAGCCCATCCACAACCGATGACATCTCCCAGGAAGAAAAACACGCAGTGATCAAACACCTCAAGGCATTCAGCAAACTCAGCATCATGCTACTCTCGCTGACAATCGCGCTGAGCTCACAACTCATCGCATCAGAATCCAAAGCCAGAGACGCATGGAAATCCGGAAAATATCAACAGGCCATCACGATCTATCAGGACCTCTATCCAGACCCGAACAACACACCAGCAGATGTGCTGTTTAATATCGGCAACTGCCATCACCGGCTCAACCACCCTGGCCAAGCTTGTCTTGCGTGGAGAAGAGCCCTGATTGCCAGCCCCCGGCACCAGGCTGCCAGACAAAACCTCCGCTATGTCGAACTCGAAAAACAATCCATCGTCCCCCAGTATCGGCCATGGCAGTTCTACCTAACGGCGATGAACCCTTCATCATACATCACCATCACCCATGCATCACTTTGGCTAGCGGCCTTGTCGCTTGCCAGCCTGTTTGCCCTACGCTCACGAATAAAGATCAAGACTCTTTGCATCACCCTACTCGTGATCACCCCCGTCAGCGCGGCTCTGGGATTTTTTGCTACCCGTGCTTACCCTGATGACCGTCGCTTCGCCCAGCCGGAGCAACAAGCATTGGTTCTCCAAGATACCCACCTCTACCGGCAAGCCCACCGGGTGGAAACCCAACCGAGGCAACTCCCCACTGCCTCCTTGCTGCGGGTCGAAGCCCGCCGCGGCCCCTGGCTCCATGTGAGTCTAGCCGATGGCACATCAGGCTGGGTCCAAAGCAAAGACGCTGAAGCGTTACTCCCAAAAATATGA